In a single window of the Tiliqua scincoides isolate rTilSci1 chromosome 15, rTilSci1.hap2, whole genome shotgun sequence genome:
- the C15H11orf68 gene encoding UPF0696 protein C11orf68 homolog, with product MSSQGDQEAGQDEAFGAEHLAAESMAADMDPWVVFDARKTPWAEFEEWLQTYQPSRVSRFGDPECNAEPVGWIAVYGPSFCPEGGDVVGLQEAWERLQASGRHITFDTVKELALNHRVLSGKWLMHLDSGFKVDHAWSGIARAVLEGRIGVAKVSPCCPDSDRKQVICVYTDDFTNEEQVLSADAVIRATGIKCLLSYKPDVYTYLGIYRDNRWHLCPTIFESKFDLECIPRRSRIINKVSNMEVT from the coding sequence ATGTCCAGTCAAGGTGATCAGGAGGCTGGTCAGGATGAGGCCTTTGGTGCCGAGCACCTGGCTGCTGAATCGATGGCTGCGGACATGGACCCCTGGGTGGTCTTCGACGCCCGTAAGACTCCGTGGGCTGAATTTGAGGAGTGGCTGCAGACCTACCAGCCGTCCCGCGTCTCTCGCTTTGGCGACCCGGAGTGCAATGCAGAACCCGTGGGCTGGATTGCGGTTTACGGCCCCAGCTTCTGCCCTGAAGGCGGCGAtgtggtggggctgcaggaggcgtGGGAGCGGCTGCAGGCCAGCGGGCGTCACATCACCTTCGACACCGTCAAGGAGCTGGCTCTCAACCACCGCGTGCTGAGTGGGAAGTGGCTGATGCACCTGGACAGCGGCTTCAAGGTGGACCACGCCTGGAGCGGCATAGCCCGTGCCGTGCTGGAGGGGCGCATCGGGGTGGCCAAGGTGAGCCCCTGCTGCCCCGACTCGGACCGCAAGCAGGTCATCTGCGTCTACACGGACGACTTCACCAACGAGGAGCAGGTGTTGTCTGCCGACGCCGTCATCCGGGCCACGGGCATCAAGTGCCTGCTGTCCTACAAGCCGGATGTCTACACCTACCTGGGCATTTACCGCGACAACCGCTGGCACCTCTGCCCCACCATCTTTGAGAGCAAGTTTGACCTGGAATGCATTCCCCGCCGCTCCCGCATCATCAACAAAGTGAGCAACATGGAAGTGACTTAA
- the RELA gene encoding transcription factor p65 isoform X1, whose protein sequence is MEDFLPLIFPTSWGLQDPVANNSPFVEIIEQPKQRGMRFRYQCEGRLAGSIPGERSTDTTKTHPTIKIHNYVGPGKVRISLVTKEAPHRPHPHDLVGKDCKEGYYEAELVPERSIHSFQNLGIQCVRKRDLDKAIAKRVETSNNPFNVPAEELKGDYDLNAVRLCFQVWIRDTASGHLVPLPLVTSQPIYDNRAPNTAELKICRVNRNSGSCLGGDEIFLLCDKVQKEDIEVRFFKDSWEAKGSFSQADVHRQVAIVFKTPPYMDQALREPVTVQMQLRRPSDKEVSGPMEFRYLPDEGDFHRIEEKRKRTLGTFKSFVQKTSFAVGTPESRSPRRIAVAKHGPARPNPSGIAGLLGAPGQLPPLTTKPQPASQVPPDFPFPGSSRGPLPAAAMQPNFSTVNMEDLSCLGVAQKVPPSEADPDTSIADAFLHLQFDGGDPGAMELGGILDDAPYSSLEGINTAEFRQLLTECPNPPAGPDSHSTLLTYPESITRLVSQRRAEGEPGGGGDSGGGGGGGSNSFVNGLLGALPGEDSFPSIVDLDLNSFLSQLNS, encoded by the exons ACCCTGTTGCCAACAACTCTCCTTTTGTGGAGATCATTGAGCAGCCCAAGCAGCGGGGCATGCGCTTCCGCTACCAGTGCGAGGGGCGCCTGGCCGGCTCCATTCCCGGGGAGCGTAGCACAGACACCACCAAGACCCACCCCACCATCAAG ATCCACAACTATGTGGGTCCGGGCAAGGTCCGCATCTCACTGGTGACCAAGGAGGCCCCTCACCGCCCCCACCCACATGACCTGGTGGGGAAGGACTGCAAGGAGGGCTACTACGAGGCAGAGCTGGTGCCAGAGCGCTCCATCCACAG CTTCCAGAACCTGGGGATCCAGTGTGTGCGGAAACGAGACCTGGACAAAGCGATTGCCAAGCGGGTTGAAACCAGCAACAACCCTTTCAACG TGCCCGCGGAGGAGCTCAAAGGTGATTACGACCTGAACGCGGTCCGGCTCTGCTTCCAAGTGTGGATTCGGGACACGGCCAGTGGTCACCTTGTCCCGCTGCCTCTGGTGACCTCACAGCCAATCTACGACAATC GTGCCCCCAACACCGCTGAGCTGAAAATCTGCCGCGTGAACCGGAATTCAGGGAGCTGCCTGGGTGGCGATGAGATCTTCCTTCTCTGTGACAAAGTGCAGAAAG AAGACATTGAAGTCCGTTTCTTCAAGGATTCCTGGGAGGCAAAGGGCTCTTTCTCGCAGGCAGACGTCCACCGCCAGGTGGCCATCGTCTTCAAGACCCCGCCATACATGGACCAAGCCCTCCGGGAGCCTGTCACGGTCCAGATGCAGCTGCGCCGCCCCTCTGACAAGGAGGTCAGCGGACCCATGGAGTTTCGCTACCTGCCCGATGAAG GTGACTTCCATCGCATTGAAGAGAAACGCAAACGCACGCTGGGCACCTTCAAAAGTTTTGTGCAGAAGACTTCCTTTGCCG TTGGGACTCCGGAATCACGCTCCCCCCGCCGCATCGCTGTTGCAAAGCATGGTCCGGCCCGACCCAATCCCAGCG GCATCGCTGGGCTCTTGGGAGCTCCAGGTCAACTCCCGCCACTCACCACCAAACCGCAGCCTGCAAGCCAGGTGCCCCCCGACTTCCCCTTCCCTGGGTCCAGCCGTGGCCcccttcctgcagcagccatgcAGCCAAACTTCAGCACCGTCAACATGGAAGACTTGTCCTGCCTGGGGGTGGCCCAGAAGGTCCCACCGTCTGAGGCGGATCCGGATACCAGCATTGCCGACGCCTTCCTGCACCTTCAGTTTGACGGAGGGGACCCGGGGGCTATGGAGCTGGGGGGCATCCTGGACGACGCCCCCTACAGCAGCCTGGAGGGGATCAACACGGCCGAGTTTCGCCAACTCCTGACCGAATGCCCCAACCCGCCGGCAGGCCCCGACAGCCACAGCACTCTCCTCACCTACCCCGAGTCGATCACCCGCCTGGTGAGCCAGCGGAGGGCCGAGGGAGAGCCTGGCGGTGGCGGCGACagcggaggcggcggcggcggcggcagcaacaGCTTCGTCAACGGCCTCTTGGGGGCTCTTCCTGGCGAGGACAGCTTCCCCTCCATTGTGGACCTGGACTTGAACTCTTTCCTGAGCCAGCTGAACTCATAG
- the RELA gene encoding transcription factor p65 isoform X2 — MEDFLPLIFPTSWGLQDPVANNSPFVEIIEQPKQRGMRFRYQCEGRLAGSIPGERSTDTTKTHPTIKIHNYVGPGKVRISLVTKEAPHRPHPHDLVGKDCKEGYYEAELVPERSIHSFQNLGIQCVRKRDLDKAIAKRVETSNNPFNVPAEELKGDYDLNAVRLCFQVWIRDTASGHLVPLPLVTSQPIYDNRAPNTAELKICRVNRNSGSCLGGDEIFLLCDKVQKDIEVRFFKDSWEAKGSFSQADVHRQVAIVFKTPPYMDQALREPVTVQMQLRRPSDKEVSGPMEFRYLPDEGDFHRIEEKRKRTLGTFKSFVQKTSFAVGTPESRSPRRIAVAKHGPARPNPSGIAGLLGAPGQLPPLTTKPQPASQVPPDFPFPGSSRGPLPAAAMQPNFSTVNMEDLSCLGVAQKVPPSEADPDTSIADAFLHLQFDGGDPGAMELGGILDDAPYSSLEGINTAEFRQLLTECPNPPAGPDSHSTLLTYPESITRLVSQRRAEGEPGGGGDSGGGGGGGSNSFVNGLLGALPGEDSFPSIVDLDLNSFLSQLNS, encoded by the exons ACCCTGTTGCCAACAACTCTCCTTTTGTGGAGATCATTGAGCAGCCCAAGCAGCGGGGCATGCGCTTCCGCTACCAGTGCGAGGGGCGCCTGGCCGGCTCCATTCCCGGGGAGCGTAGCACAGACACCACCAAGACCCACCCCACCATCAAG ATCCACAACTATGTGGGTCCGGGCAAGGTCCGCATCTCACTGGTGACCAAGGAGGCCCCTCACCGCCCCCACCCACATGACCTGGTGGGGAAGGACTGCAAGGAGGGCTACTACGAGGCAGAGCTGGTGCCAGAGCGCTCCATCCACAG CTTCCAGAACCTGGGGATCCAGTGTGTGCGGAAACGAGACCTGGACAAAGCGATTGCCAAGCGGGTTGAAACCAGCAACAACCCTTTCAACG TGCCCGCGGAGGAGCTCAAAGGTGATTACGACCTGAACGCGGTCCGGCTCTGCTTCCAAGTGTGGATTCGGGACACGGCCAGTGGTCACCTTGTCCCGCTGCCTCTGGTGACCTCACAGCCAATCTACGACAATC GTGCCCCCAACACCGCTGAGCTGAAAATCTGCCGCGTGAACCGGAATTCAGGGAGCTGCCTGGGTGGCGATGAGATCTTCCTTCTCTGTGACAAAGTGCAGAAAG ACATTGAAGTCCGTTTCTTCAAGGATTCCTGGGAGGCAAAGGGCTCTTTCTCGCAGGCAGACGTCCACCGCCAGGTGGCCATCGTCTTCAAGACCCCGCCATACATGGACCAAGCCCTCCGGGAGCCTGTCACGGTCCAGATGCAGCTGCGCCGCCCCTCTGACAAGGAGGTCAGCGGACCCATGGAGTTTCGCTACCTGCCCGATGAAG GTGACTTCCATCGCATTGAAGAGAAACGCAAACGCACGCTGGGCACCTTCAAAAGTTTTGTGCAGAAGACTTCCTTTGCCG TTGGGACTCCGGAATCACGCTCCCCCCGCCGCATCGCTGTTGCAAAGCATGGTCCGGCCCGACCCAATCCCAGCG GCATCGCTGGGCTCTTGGGAGCTCCAGGTCAACTCCCGCCACTCACCACCAAACCGCAGCCTGCAAGCCAGGTGCCCCCCGACTTCCCCTTCCCTGGGTCCAGCCGTGGCCcccttcctgcagcagccatgcAGCCAAACTTCAGCACCGTCAACATGGAAGACTTGTCCTGCCTGGGGGTGGCCCAGAAGGTCCCACCGTCTGAGGCGGATCCGGATACCAGCATTGCCGACGCCTTCCTGCACCTTCAGTTTGACGGAGGGGACCCGGGGGCTATGGAGCTGGGGGGCATCCTGGACGACGCCCCCTACAGCAGCCTGGAGGGGATCAACACGGCCGAGTTTCGCCAACTCCTGACCGAATGCCCCAACCCGCCGGCAGGCCCCGACAGCCACAGCACTCTCCTCACCTACCCCGAGTCGATCACCCGCCTGGTGAGCCAGCGGAGGGCCGAGGGAGAGCCTGGCGGTGGCGGCGACagcggaggcggcggcggcggcggcagcaacaGCTTCGTCAACGGCCTCTTGGGGGCTCTTCCTGGCGAGGACAGCTTCCCCTCCATTGTGGACCTGGACTTGAACTCTTTCCTGAGCCAGCTGAACTCATAG